The proteins below are encoded in one region of Methylobacillus flagellatus KT:
- a CDS encoding DUF6513 domain-containing protein, with product MSENILFLTGKLAEKSLHKVLEDMQPTEFNYRIAQLGVSVAALLTPQLIMRRLPDAGDADRIIVPGLCKGDLGLLEEKYGVPVVRGPDDLKDLPQFFGRGGREVDLSKFDVKIFAEIVEAPQLTVDGVVARAQEFRRQGADVIDLGCLPNTPFPHLKDAIDALKQEGFKVSVDSLNTDDLLLAGKAGADYLLSLTEKTLWIADEVDATPILIPTTPTNPRSLYRAIEVMLKRGKPFIADAILDPIPFGFTDSIVRYQRLRKRYPEIDIMMGVGNLTELTDADTTGINAILFGIITELGINAVLATSVSSHAVYAVAEADVARRMMYAAREEKRLPRDYSDGLLGLHDKRPFTYTPEEVQELASQIKDPSFRIITSKHGMHIFNRDGLYCDTDPFRLYPYLNVDQDGSHAFYLGVELARAQIAWQLKKRYSQDEELEWGCATLAKNPGGRVGHRDAALKEKRERRGEQGSESTACGPRRIEEAMQESTADEVSCGPRRTRKVPGT from the coding sequence ATGTCTGAAAACATCTTATTCCTGACCGGGAAGCTTGCAGAAAAAAGCCTGCATAAGGTGCTTGAGGATATGCAGCCTACCGAGTTCAACTACCGCATCGCTCAGCTCGGTGTCTCTGTGGCTGCTTTGTTGACCCCACAACTGATCATGCGGCGCCTGCCTGATGCAGGGGATGCTGACCGTATCATTGTTCCGGGGCTCTGTAAGGGTGATTTGGGGCTACTTGAGGAGAAATATGGCGTTCCCGTCGTCCGGGGGCCCGACGACCTCAAGGATTTACCACAGTTTTTTGGCAGAGGAGGGCGCGAGGTGGATTTGTCCAAATTCGACGTCAAGATTTTTGCCGAGATTGTCGAAGCGCCTCAGCTGACTGTGGATGGCGTGGTGGCGCGTGCGCAGGAGTTCCGCCGCCAAGGGGCTGATGTGATTGACCTGGGCTGCCTGCCCAACACGCCTTTCCCTCACCTAAAGGACGCTATTGATGCGCTGAAGCAGGAAGGCTTCAAGGTAAGCGTGGACTCGTTGAACACCGATGACTTGTTGCTAGCGGGTAAAGCCGGTGCAGATTACCTGTTGAGCCTGACAGAAAAAACCCTGTGGATTGCTGATGAGGTAGACGCTACGCCCATCCTGATTCCGACCACGCCAACCAATCCCAGATCACTTTACCGTGCCATAGAGGTGATGCTGAAGCGCGGTAAGCCATTTATTGCGGATGCTATCCTGGATCCGATCCCGTTTGGATTCACTGACTCTATCGTGCGTTACCAGCGCTTAAGGAAACGCTACCCGGAAATAGACATCATGATGGGGGTGGGCAACCTGACTGAGCTGACGGATGCGGATACTACCGGCATCAATGCGATATTGTTCGGTATCATCACCGAGCTCGGGATCAATGCCGTGCTGGCAACGTCCGTCAGCTCACATGCCGTATATGCAGTGGCTGAGGCGGATGTCGCGCGGCGCATGATGTATGCAGCCCGAGAAGAAAAACGTCTGCCCAGGGATTACAGTGACGGCCTGTTAGGTTTGCATGATAAGCGCCCCTTCACCTATACGCCTGAGGAGGTGCAGGAGCTCGCCTCCCAGATCAAGGATCCGAGTTTTCGCATTATTACCAGCAAGCATGGCATGCATATCTTCAACCGGGATGGACTGTACTGCGATACTGATCCTTTCAGGCTTTATCCCTATCTCAATGTAGATCAAGACGGCTCGCATGCTTTTTATCTTGGCGTGGAGCTGGCGCGTGCGCAGATTGCGTGGCAGTTGAAGAAGCGCTACAGCCAGGACGAGGAGCTGGAATGGGGCTGCGCCACCTTGGCAAAGAACCCGGGCGGCAGAGTGGGGCATCGGGATGCCGCCTTGAAAGAGAAAAGGGAGAGGCGGGGTGAGCAAGGCAGTGAATCAACGGCTTGCGGACCTCGCAGGATCGAAGAGGCCATGCAGGAGTCGACGGCCGATGAGGTGAGTTGCGGGCCTCGCAGAACAAGGAAAGTGCCTGGCACATGA
- the hflC gene encoding protease modulator HflC: protein MRNLGTVLLGLIAALLLLSLSAFSVDQREYALVFRLGEIVAVKKEPGLYFKVPLVDNVRYFDKRILTLNWVEPDRFLTSEKKNVLVDSFIKWRIIDPAKYYVSVKGDELQAERRLSQTVNDGLRAEFGKRTIHEVVSGERSKIMEILRQRADRDSRQMGIQVLDVRLRRVDLPQEVSESVYQRMEAERKRVANELRSRGAGEAEKIRADADKQREVIIAEAFSQAQKIKGEGDAKAAEIYSQAYSKNPEFYAFYRSLDAYRNSFNSKSDVMVLDPSSDFFKYMRNSGRAGSTGK, encoded by the coding sequence ATGCGAAATCTTGGAACAGTACTCTTGGGCCTGATTGCCGCCTTGCTACTGCTGAGCTTGTCTGCCTTTAGTGTGGATCAGCGCGAATATGCCTTGGTATTCCGGCTGGGGGAAATTGTCGCAGTGAAAAAAGAGCCCGGGCTTTACTTCAAGGTGCCATTGGTGGATAACGTGCGTTATTTTGACAAACGCATCCTGACGTTGAACTGGGTGGAGCCCGACCGCTTTCTGACCAGTGAAAAGAAAAACGTGCTGGTAGACTCTTTCATCAAGTGGCGCATCATTGATCCAGCCAAATATTACGTCTCCGTCAAGGGTGATGAGTTGCAGGCAGAGCGCCGACTGTCTCAGACGGTCAACGATGGCCTGCGTGCCGAGTTTGGTAAGCGTACCATTCATGAGGTAGTGTCTGGGGAGCGTAGCAAGATCATGGAGATTCTGCGTCAACGTGCAGACCGTGACTCACGCCAGATGGGTATCCAAGTCTTGGACGTGCGATTGCGCCGGGTCGATCTTCCTCAGGAGGTGAGCGAATCTGTCTACCAACGGATGGAAGCCGAGCGTAAGCGTGTTGCCAATGAGCTGCGCTCTAGGGGGGCCGGAGAAGCGGAGAAAATCCGGGCTGATGCTGACAAACAGCGTGAGGTCATCATTGCCGAAGCATTTAGCCAGGCTCAGAAAATCAAGGGCGAAGGGGATGCCAAGGCAGCTGAAATCTATTCCCAGGCGTACAGCAAGAATCCTGAGTTCTATGCGTTCTATCGTAGCCTTGACGCTTACCGCAATAGCTTCAATAGCAAGAGTGACGTCATGGTGTTGGATCCCAGCTCGGACTTTTTCAAATATATGCGTAATTCGGGCCGTGCAGGCAGCACTGGCAAATAG
- a CDS encoding adenylosuccinate synthase, with translation MSKNVVVIGTQWGDEGKGKIVDWLTDHAQGVVRFQGGHNAGHTLVIGQGASQKEYKLNLVPSGIVREGVNCYIGNGVVLDANHLLFEIDGLEKAGLEVRNRLKVSPGCPLILEYHVRLDKAREAAREPGRKIGTTGKGIGPTYEDKVARRALRVYDLFYPERFAEKLREVLDYHNFVLTKYLNAEAVDYQQQLDEALSKAPLLQPLVTDISAALYEANKAGQNLLFEGAQGTLLDVDHGTYPYVTSSNCISGQAAAGTGVGPSMLHYVLGITKAYTTRVGGGPFPSELDIETEDSPGFQMSDKGREIGTVTKRKRRCGWFDAAALRRSARINGLTGLCITKLDVLDGIKELNICTGYELDGKPVDLLPVGADDVARCQPVYETLPGWDESTFGISRWEDLPQNARNYLKRLEALCEVPVDIVSTGPERDETIVLRHPFGA, from the coding sequence ATGAGTAAGAACGTCGTCGTTATCGGTACCCAATGGGGAGATGAGGGTAAAGGTAAGATCGTAGACTGGTTGACGGACCACGCACAAGGTGTCGTGCGTTTTCAGGGTGGCCACAATGCGGGCCATACCTTGGTCATCGGTCAAGGTGCCTCACAGAAAGAATATAAGCTCAATCTTGTTCCCTCGGGCATTGTACGCGAAGGCGTCAATTGCTATATCGGCAACGGCGTGGTACTTGATGCCAATCATCTCTTGTTCGAAATCGATGGTCTGGAAAAGGCTGGTCTCGAGGTTCGCAACCGCTTGAAGGTCAGCCCAGGCTGCCCATTGATTCTGGAGTATCACGTGCGCTTGGACAAGGCGCGGGAGGCTGCGCGCGAACCTGGCCGCAAGATCGGCACCACAGGCAAGGGGATAGGCCCGACTTATGAAGACAAGGTCGCCCGTCGTGCCTTGCGTGTTTATGACCTGTTCTATCCTGAGCGTTTCGCCGAAAAGCTCAGGGAAGTGCTGGACTACCATAATTTCGTATTGACCAAATACCTCAATGCCGAGGCTGTAGACTATCAACAACAACTGGATGAGGCCTTGTCCAAGGCACCGTTGCTTCAACCGCTGGTGACGGATATCTCGGCTGCACTCTATGAGGCCAACAAGGCTGGGCAGAACCTTTTGTTCGAGGGCGCGCAAGGTACATTGCTCGACGTTGATCATGGCACATATCCTTACGTGACGTCCTCGAATTGCATCTCTGGCCAGGCCGCGGCGGGCACCGGTGTCGGTCCGAGCATGCTTCACTATGTGCTCGGCATTACCAAGGCCTATACTACCCGTGTCGGTGGCGGCCCTTTTCCAAGCGAGTTGGACATCGAGACCGAAGATTCGCCAGGATTCCAAATGTCCGATAAGGGCCGTGAGATCGGTACCGTAACCAAGCGCAAGCGTCGTTGCGGCTGGTTTGATGCTGCCGCTTTACGCCGCTCCGCCCGTATCAACGGCCTGACGGGCTTGTGCATTACCAAGCTTGATGTATTGGATGGCATCAAGGAGCTGAATATCTGTACCGGGTATGAGTTGGACGGCAAGCCTGTCGATTTGTTGCCGGTGGGTGCGGACGATGTGGCGCGTTGCCAACCGGTCTACGAGACATTGCCGGGATGGGATGAGAGCACCTTCGGCATCAGCCGCTGGGAAGACCTGCCGCAAAATGCCCGCAATTATCTCAAGCGCCTGGAGGCGTTGTGCGAAGTCCCTGTGGATATCGTCTCCACAGGCCCTGAGCGCGATGAAACCATCGTCTTGCGTCATCCTTTCGGGGCTTAA
- a CDS encoding OmpA family protein, giving the protein MKKNLIGFAVASAFAFAASTASAAEVAYDGAWYALPGVNVMHADSDLEAEPRSVGGFLKFGKEISEHWDVQIGLSHNSADSDLQGVSGKYRQTLFGVDALYFFSRDKFRPFLLAGVGAGRNNVDYTSDVTGADLGDKKTSWMANVGFGAQYLFNENFGLQADLRQVWSRAEYAGSSGIIDTHTISNTYLNLGAIFRFGAPKPAPVVEPTPEPVAVAPEPEPVVEPAPAPVGPAEPAFEKVTLSSEVLFGFDKDNLKEEGKAKLNADVVEKMKAHPEVELVLITGHTDRIGDETYNQKLSERRANTVKQYLISQGIEESRLHAVGKGESEPVVECAGVRGKKAIECLQPNRRVVVEIEVQRASE; this is encoded by the coding sequence ATGAAAAAAAATCTGATTGGTTTTGCAGTTGCTAGCGCATTTGCGTTTGCGGCATCGACAGCGAGTGCTGCTGAGGTCGCATATGACGGTGCTTGGTATGCTTTGCCAGGTGTCAATGTCATGCATGCAGATAGTGACTTGGAGGCTGAACCTCGTAGCGTTGGGGGCTTCCTGAAGTTTGGCAAAGAAATCAGCGAGCATTGGGATGTACAAATCGGTCTGAGTCATAACAGCGCTGACAGTGACCTGCAGGGTGTGAGTGGCAAGTATCGTCAAACATTGTTTGGCGTGGATGCCCTTTACTTCTTTAGCCGCGACAAGTTCCGTCCTTTCCTCTTGGCAGGGGTGGGTGCAGGCCGTAACAACGTAGATTACACTAGTGATGTAACTGGTGCTGACCTGGGCGACAAGAAGACTTCTTGGATGGCTAACGTTGGATTTGGTGCACAATATCTCTTCAACGAAAACTTTGGTCTGCAGGCTGACCTGCGCCAAGTCTGGAGCCGTGCTGAATATGCTGGTTCCAGTGGCATTATCGATACCCATACCATCAGCAATACCTATTTGAACCTTGGTGCCATTTTCCGTTTTGGCGCGCCTAAGCCAGCACCGGTAGTCGAGCCAACGCCTGAGCCAGTTGCAGTGGCTCCAGAGCCAGAACCAGTTGTTGAGCCAGCTCCAGCTCCCGTAGGTCCTGCAGAGCCAGCGTTCGAGAAAGTGACATTGTCTTCTGAAGTGCTCTTCGGCTTCGACAAGGACAACCTGAAGGAAGAAGGCAAGGCAAAACTGAATGCCGACGTTGTTGAAAAAATGAAGGCACATCCCGAAGTTGAGCTGGTACTGATCACGGGTCATACCGACCGCATCGGTGACGAAACCTACAACCAGAAGTTGTCTGAGCGTCGTGCCAATACTGTCAAGCAATACCTGATTTCTCAAGGTATCGAGGAAAGCCGTCTGCATGCAGTTGGCAAGGGTGAGTCCGAGCCTGTTGTCGAATGCGCTGGCGTACGCGGCAAGAAGGCAATTGAGTGCTTGCAGCCTAACCGTCGTGTTGTGGTTGAGATTGAAGTACAGCGCGCTAGCGAATAA
- the hflK gene encoding FtsH protease activity modulator HflK yields MANDPGWGNRNNDGPPDLDEVFRQFSRKLSGLFGKGGGTGGEPNPEARTIPVLPALGLVAVIWFATGFYIVDQGSRGVVLRFGKHVETTMPGPRWHLPYPIESVTVVNMEQVRTIEVGYRSAEGGSTRGRELRESLMLTDDENIIDLQFAVQYNLKNVEETLFNNRFAEESVRGIAETAIREIVGKSKMDFALYEGREEIAVLAKQLMQEILDRYSTGINIVNVTMQNAQPPEQVQAAFDDAVKAGQDLERQKNEGYAYANDVIPRARGTASRLLEEAEGYKLRVENEARGNASRFEQILTQYQRAPEVTRQRLYLDAQEQIMSSVSKVVVDQKGNNSLLYLPLDKLLSASGANPATAPSVQPVMPSSSSELDTSIQRSRDSFRSRDRESR; encoded by the coding sequence ATGGCTAACGATCCCGGTTGGGGCAATCGTAATAACGATGGTCCGCCCGATTTGGATGAAGTATTCCGACAGTTCAGTCGCAAGTTGAGTGGCTTGTTCGGCAAGGGTGGCGGTACAGGCGGTGAGCCTAATCCCGAAGCAAGGACAATTCCGGTATTGCCTGCCTTGGGCCTTGTTGCCGTCATTTGGTTTGCAACGGGTTTCTATATTGTCGATCAAGGGTCTCGTGGCGTCGTTCTACGCTTCGGTAAGCATGTGGAAACCACTATGCCAGGCCCACGGTGGCACCTGCCATACCCGATAGAAAGTGTGACCGTAGTCAATATGGAGCAGGTGCGCACCATAGAAGTCGGGTATCGTTCTGCCGAAGGTGGTTCTACCCGCGGGCGCGAGCTCAGGGAATCGCTCATGCTGACGGATGATGAAAACATCATTGATCTGCAGTTTGCGGTTCAGTACAACCTGAAGAATGTGGAAGAGACCTTGTTTAATAACCGATTTGCGGAGGAGTCTGTGCGCGGCATCGCCGAAACCGCAATTCGGGAAATCGTAGGCAAGAGCAAGATGGACTTTGCACTATATGAAGGTCGTGAAGAAATTGCTGTGCTGGCCAAGCAATTGATGCAGGAGATCCTGGATAGGTATTCCACAGGCATTAATATTGTCAATGTCACGATGCAGAATGCTCAACCGCCAGAGCAGGTGCAGGCGGCATTTGATGATGCTGTCAAGGCAGGACAGGATCTCGAGCGTCAGAAGAATGAGGGATATGCTTATGCTAATGATGTCATTCCTCGTGCGCGTGGTACGGCATCTCGCTTGCTGGAAGAGGCTGAAGGTTACAAGTTGCGCGTCGAGAATGAGGCCCGCGGTAACGCCAGCCGGTTTGAACAAATCCTGACCCAGTATCAGCGTGCGCCTGAAGTTACGCGTCAGCGCTTATATTTGGACGCGCAAGAACAGATCATGTCCAGCGTCAGTAAGGTCGTGGTTGACCAGAAGGGTAACAACAGCTTGCTGTACCTGCCACTCGACAAGCTATTATCGGCTTCGGGCGCGAATCCGGCGACTGCACCTTCCGTGCAACCGGTCATGCCAAGCAGCTCCTCTGAGCTTGATACCAGTATCCAGCGTTCACGGGATTCATTCCGTAGTCGAGACAGGGAGAGCCGATAA
- a CDS encoding ATP phosphoribosyltransferase regulatory subunit, which produces MRNWLLPEYIEDVLPAEAARVEQLRRSLLDLFKVHGYLYVIPPMMEYMESLTTGIGHDLDIATFKVVDQLTGKLMGIRADITPQTARIDAHMLNNQGVTRLCYAGSVLRTSPDGLARSREPLHVGAELYGHAGVESDIEIQRLMIKALHTVGLDTLYIDVSHVGIFASLLEHAGIGEAQEQELYAALQSKDQAAVRALGRGLNPDTLEALSSLTELSGDISVLEQAAKRLPQTEKIQQALRDLKAVGAGLDDLDVKVCFDLAELRGYHYHSGIVFAAYAQGYAGPLARGGRYDEVGAIFGRARPATGFSLDLRGVVSSLPVAETVGAIFAPAIADDALIFVVESLRAQGQVVIQDLPGQEPYRAELGCDRILVQQNGEWVVVAAPEL; this is translated from the coding sequence ATGCGTAACTGGTTACTTCCTGAATACATCGAAGATGTACTCCCGGCAGAGGCTGCCCGCGTCGAGCAATTGCGGCGCAGCCTACTGGATTTGTTCAAGGTGCATGGCTACCTGTATGTGATTCCTCCCATGATGGAGTATATGGAATCATTGACGACTGGTATCGGCCATGATCTGGATATTGCCACTTTCAAGGTGGTTGACCAGTTGACCGGAAAGCTCATGGGTATCCGAGCGGATATCACGCCACAAACAGCCCGTATTGATGCGCACATGCTGAACAATCAGGGAGTGACTCGCCTGTGTTATGCCGGCAGCGTATTGCGCACATCGCCAGACGGTCTTGCGCGCAGCCGCGAGCCCTTGCACGTCGGTGCTGAGCTCTATGGACATGCTGGCGTCGAGAGCGATATTGAAATCCAGCGGCTGATGATCAAGGCCTTGCATACGGTTGGCCTGGATACCTTATATATTGATGTCAGTCATGTCGGCATTTTTGCCAGCCTGCTTGAACATGCCGGGATCGGTGAGGCTCAGGAGCAGGAGCTGTACGCAGCCTTGCAAAGCAAGGATCAGGCGGCGGTACGTGCGCTGGGGCGAGGTTTAAACCCGGATACCTTGGAGGCCCTGTCAAGTCTGACCGAGCTGAGTGGTGATATCAGCGTGCTTGAGCAAGCTGCCAAGCGCTTGCCGCAGACAGAAAAAATCCAGCAGGCGCTGCGTGACCTCAAGGCGGTCGGCGCAGGCTTGGACGATCTTGATGTCAAGGTATGCTTTGACCTCGCAGAGTTGCGTGGCTATCACTATCATAGCGGCATCGTCTTCGCCGCTTACGCGCAAGGATATGCCGGGCCGTTGGCGCGGGGTGGCCGCTACGACGAGGTAGGCGCCATTTTTGGTCGGGCCCGACCAGCGACCGGTTTCAGCCTGGACTTGCGCGGCGTGGTGAGCTCATTGCCCGTCGCTGAGACCGTGGGCGCTATTTTTGCACCGGCTATTGCAGATGATGCGCTAATCTTTGTGGTCGAGAGTTTGCGCGCGCAGGGGCAGGTGGTTATTCAAGATTTGCCGGGGCAGGAGCCCTATCGTGCGGAACTGGGTTGCGATCGCATCTTGGTCCAGCAAAATGGAGAGTGGGTCGTAGTGGCCGCTCCCGAGTTATAA
- a CDS encoding TRZ/ATZ family hydrolase, which produces MNQNSKHHSSNSLALHALEARWLVPGLPLGAVLEQHSVIVEEKRILDILPTQQARQRYPLAQTVVLDNHVLIPGLINLHTHAAMSLMRGLADDLPLMQWLQQHIWPAEKRFVSERFVRQGTLLGCAEMLAGGTTYFNDMYFFPNAVAEAAVQAGMRANIGLVVMEFATAYAHDAEDYLQKGLQARDEWRDSALLSASLAPHAPYTVGNSTFENIVTYAEQLGLNIHTHLHETRTEIEDSIKQYGVRPLQRLESLGVLGPNFVAAHGVHLSKAEMALLSAHGCHIAHCPASNLKLASGIAPVDALLKAGTNVAIGTDGAASNNRQDMFAEMRLAALLSKGSSGDAASVPAAEALAMATINAAKALGKESELGSLEPGKYADMTAVSLAAAELQPCFNVISHLVYSAGREHVSHVWVAGELKYQKLQGQAGVYANIEPAELKEISTEWQTKLSQYLA; this is translated from the coding sequence ATGAATCAGAACTCGAAACACCATTCTTCCAATTCACTTGCTTTGCATGCCTTGGAGGCGCGCTGGTTGGTGCCAGGGCTTCCTTTGGGTGCAGTCCTGGAGCAGCATAGCGTGATTGTCGAGGAAAAAAGGATCCTGGATATCCTACCGACGCAGCAGGCCAGGCAACGCTATCCCCTGGCGCAGACAGTTGTACTGGACAATCATGTATTAATACCTGGGCTGATCAACCTGCATACGCATGCAGCGATGAGCCTGATGCGAGGGCTGGCGGACGACCTGCCTTTGATGCAGTGGTTGCAACAACATATCTGGCCAGCAGAGAAACGCTTTGTTTCGGAGCGTTTTGTGCGCCAGGGCACCTTACTCGGATGTGCTGAAATGCTGGCTGGAGGGACAACCTACTTCAACGATATGTATTTTTTCCCAAATGCGGTGGCAGAAGCCGCAGTTCAGGCAGGTATGCGTGCGAATATCGGTTTGGTGGTCATGGAATTTGCCACAGCCTATGCGCATGATGCAGAGGACTATCTACAGAAGGGCTTGCAGGCAAGAGACGAGTGGAGGGATAGTGCACTACTGAGCGCCAGCCTGGCACCTCATGCTCCTTATACAGTCGGCAACAGCACCTTTGAGAATATTGTCACTTATGCAGAGCAGCTGGGTTTGAATATTCATACGCACTTGCATGAGACGCGTACTGAGATTGAAGACAGTATCAAACAATATGGAGTAAGGCCGCTGCAACGCCTCGAGTCACTTGGCGTGCTGGGCCCCAACTTCGTGGCAGCGCACGGGGTTCACTTGAGCAAAGCCGAGATGGCCTTGTTATCCGCCCATGGCTGCCATATCGCACATTGCCCGGCATCGAATCTCAAGCTGGCCAGCGGTATTGCACCGGTAGATGCGCTGTTGAAAGCAGGGACAAATGTCGCGATCGGTACTGATGGGGCCGCCAGTAATAATCGTCAGGATATGTTTGCAGAAATGCGCCTGGCTGCCTTGCTGAGCAAAGGAAGCAGTGGTGACGCAGCCAGTGTACCGGCTGCCGAGGCCCTGGCGATGGCGACAATCAATGCAGCGAAGGCATTGGGAAAAGAGTCCGAACTAGGCTCGCTGGAGCCAGGGAAATATGCCGATATGACAGCGGTTAGCCTGGCCGCAGCCGAGTTGCAGCCTTGTTTCAATGTCATTTCTCATCTGGTATACAGTGCCGGGCGGGAGCATGTAAGTCATGTGTGGGTGGCCGGGGAATTGAAATATCAGAAGTTGCAAGGGCAGGCCGGCGTCTATGCCAATATCGAACCTGCGGAATTAAAGGAGATCAGTACCGAATGGCAGACCAAACTGAGTCAGTATCTGGCGTGA
- a CDS encoding DUF447 domain-containing protein: MIYESILTSLSCKGEAHIAPFGVREHNGLVLIAPFRPSVTLDNLLSTRQAVLNFTDDVRPFAGGVTGRHDWPLTNACKINGVVLASALTHQELELVEVKDDQTRPELYCRIVHEEIHAAFRGFNRAQAAVIELAVLVSRLHMLPIEKIETEINYLRIAVEKTAGERELEAWQWLIDKVENHKAAMTGDNQA; this comes from the coding sequence ATGATTTATGAAAGCATACTGACCTCGCTCAGCTGTAAAGGGGAAGCCCATATCGCCCCATTTGGAGTGAGGGAGCACAATGGACTCGTATTGATCGCGCCATTCAGGCCTTCGGTGACATTGGACAACCTGCTTTCGACACGACAAGCCGTCCTGAATTTTACCGATGATGTCCGGCCTTTTGCCGGTGGGGTGACCGGGCGCCATGATTGGCCACTCACCAATGCTTGCAAGATCAATGGTGTGGTGCTGGCATCTGCCCTGACGCATCAGGAGCTGGAGCTGGTAGAAGTCAAGGACGACCAGACGCGTCCTGAGCTCTATTGCCGCATTGTCCATGAAGAAATTCATGCTGCATTTCGCGGATTCAACCGCGCACAAGCCGCGGTGATTGAGCTTGCGGTGCTGGTAAGCCGCCTGCACATGCTACCGATTGAAAAGATCGAGACTGAAATCAATTATTTGAGAATTGCGGTAGAGAAAACAGCTGGAGAGCGTGAGTTGGAAGCCTGGCAGTGGCTGATCGACAAGGTAGAGAATCATAAGGCTGCAATGACGGGAGATAACCAGGCATGA
- a CDS encoding flavoprotein, whose translation MKTAEKPKLAWAITGSGHYLRECLEIISGLQDVDLFLSRAAAEVLQQYGFKHSVAKVFQDKTASAVPVEMFYYGNYHSVVIAPATSNTIAKMVYGISDTLVTNVYAQAGKCGVPSIVFACDTAPELESEAPRDNVVKVFPRRIDLDNIARLQTYEDTTVVNDMQQLQAAIQARLACLKTSYS comes from the coding sequence GTGAAAACGGCAGAAAAACCAAAACTGGCTTGGGCAATTACAGGCTCCGGCCATTATCTGCGGGAGTGCTTGGAGATCATTAGCGGCCTGCAAGACGTCGATCTTTTCCTGAGCCGTGCGGCAGCCGAGGTACTTCAGCAGTACGGTTTCAAGCATAGCGTGGCCAAGGTTTTTCAGGACAAGACGGCAAGCGCGGTTCCCGTAGAAATGTTTTATTACGGCAACTATCACAGTGTCGTGATCGCGCCGGCAACCTCCAACACCATTGCCAAGATGGTATATGGAATTTCTGACACGCTCGTGACCAACGTATATGCACAGGCGGGAAAATGCGGTGTGCCAAGTATCGTGTTTGCATGTGATACCGCTCCCGAGCTGGAATCGGAAGCTCCTCGCGACAATGTGGTCAAGGTGTTTCCGCGTCGTATTGACCTGGATAACATCGCAAGGCTCCAGACCTATGAGGACACCACGGTGGTCAATGATATGCAGCAATTGCAAGCGGCAATTCAAGCTAGGCTCGCATGTCTGAAAACATCTTATTCCTGA
- a CDS encoding DUF2065 domain-containing protein — MTSSLLLAFGLVLVIEGILPLVAPQAWRQTFQRMVEMKDGQLRFVGLASMLAGLLIVLLLH; from the coding sequence TTGACATCCAGCTTGCTGCTTGCCTTTGGACTGGTGCTGGTGATCGAGGGCATACTGCCCTTGGTCGCCCCGCAGGCTTGGAGGCAGACGTTTCAGCGCATGGTGGAAATGAAGGATGGACAGTTGCGTTTTGTCGGGCTGGCATCCATGCTGGCTGGCTTGCTTATTGTGCTGTTGCTGCACTAG
- a CDS encoding (5-formylfuran-3-yl)methyl phosphate synthase — MSKLLISVTSVEEALLALEGGADIIDMKNPSQGALGALPLSVVSEAVIAVGGRRITSATTGDLPMSPTLICHAVMQMAATGVDIIKIGFFGNEQENIACIHAVQPLIARHNLAVVAVLMADLSPQFSLLPLLREAGFWGVMLDTANKDGRSLLAHLDMESLAIFLRMAEGMQTGLAGSLNMENIENIVKMKPSYIGVRGAVCMGFDRVAKLCKDKVSALNRLLYNCNKSVESADLA, encoded by the coding sequence ATGAGCAAGTTGCTGATCAGCGTAACCTCAGTGGAAGAAGCCTTGCTGGCTTTGGAGGGGGGGGCTGACATTATTGACATGAAAAATCCCTCCCAAGGGGCGCTAGGGGCCTTACCCCTATCAGTCGTCAGTGAAGCAGTGATAGCTGTTGGCGGCCGCAGGATAACCAGTGCAACGACTGGCGATTTGCCGATGTCGCCTACGCTGATTTGCCATGCTGTCATGCAGATGGCGGCCACAGGTGTCGATATTATTAAAATAGGTTTTTTTGGCAATGAACAGGAAAATATTGCCTGCATTCATGCTGTGCAGCCGCTGATTGCCAGGCATAACCTGGCAGTCGTCGCAGTATTGATGGCAGATCTCTCACCTCAATTTAGCTTGCTGCCTTTGTTGCGCGAGGCAGGTTTCTGGGGTGTCATGCTGGATACTGCCAATAAAGATGGCCGAAGTCTGCTTGCACATTTGGACATGGAGAGCCTGGCGATTTTCCTGCGAATGGCCGAAGGGATGCAGACAGGCCTGGCAGGTTCTCTCAATATGGAAAATATTGAAAATATAGTTAAAATGAAACCTTCCTATATTGGTGTACGTGGTGCAGTTTGCATGGGGTTTGACCGTGTTGCAAAACTGTGTAAAGACAAAGTGTCTGCGCTTAACAGGTTGTTGTATAATTGCAACAAGTCGGTCGAAAGTGCCGATCTAGCTTGA